The genomic region GGGGGCGCAGACCGGCGATGCCGGAGCGGGTCCCGAGATCGCGCGGAGCCCGAAGGCGACATCCTCCGGATCCCGCGCCATCAGGCCGGTCGACTGCAGATCGTCCCACAGGTAGGCGGCCGGCACCGTCGGGACGAGTCCCGGCGTGGGGCGAAGCCCGGCGATTCCGCAGAACGAGGCCGGGATCCGCAGCGAGCCGCCCAGGTCGGTGCCCTGCGCGAGCGAGATCATCCCGGTGGCGAGAGCGACGGCGCCGCCCCCCGTCGACCCTCCCGCGCTGAGGGCGGGATTCCACGGGTTCCGCGTCACTCCGAACACTTCGTTCCACGTGTTTCCGCCGGCGGCGAACTCCGGCGTATTCGTCTTCCCGAGGATCACCGCGCCGGCCTCGCGCAGGCGACGCACGACGAGCGCATCCTCCCCGGGCACGTGGTCCGCGAACAGCGGCGAGCCGTACGTCGTGCGGAGGCCCGCCGTCTCGGTCACGTCCTTGACGCCGACGACGAGCCCGGCGAGGGGTCCCGGATCCGCGCCGGCCGCGAGGGAGGCGTCGACCGCGGCCGCCTCCGCCTCCGCGGCGGGGTTGAGGGTGACGACCGCATTGAGCTCCGGGTTGTGCCGTTCGACGCGGACCAGGCAGGCGCGGAGCAGGTCGCCCGCGCTCAGCGCCCCCGCGCGGATGCGCCGGGCCTGCTCGCGCGCCGGGAGCAGCGCCGGATCGCGGGGTTCCGTCACGGCAGGCGAATCTCCCCGGCCCCGGCGCCTACGGCAGGAACATCTGGGCGATGGCCTCGCCGTACCTCGCCGAGTCGAACGGGAGCGCGTTCGTCTGGAGCGCGACGACCACGCCGTAGTCGTCGAAGTTCGCGAGGAAGGACCGCGTCCCCTTCACCGTGCCCGTATGGCTCGGATACCGGCGCCCCTTCGGATCCGTGCGGATGAACCACGCCAGCGCCTGCTCGTGCGCGATCGGATCGCCCAGCCCGTCCGGTGACGACGGATCGATCTGCCGGATCCCGGGCTCGAGCTGCGGCCGGTGCATCTCGGCCACCGTCTCCGGCGCGAGCAGGCGCCCGTCGTTGATCGCGATCGCGAAGCGGACGAGGTCCTCCACGTTCGAGATGATGCCGCCGCCCGCGTACTTGTAGCTCGGATCCTCCGGCGGGGCGTTGATGAAGCGGCCGGACTCGCCCCGGACATAGCCGCGGCCGCGGTTCTGCACGACCCGCGACGGGACATCGAACTGCGTCGCGAACATCCCCGCCGGCTCCCACACGTTGCGCTTGAGGTATTCCTCGTAGTCCATCCCCGACGCCGCCTCGACGATCCCGTGCTGGAGGTTGTGCGCGTGCGAGGAGTACATCCACCCGGAGTCCGTGTCGTAGGCGAGGGGGTCGTCGCGCCACAGCTCCGTCGCCTCCTCGAAGGTGTCGTAGTGCCGCAGCGCCAGCAGGCCGTGGGGTCCGAATTCGACGCCGTTGTAGTGCCGGATCCCCGAGGTGTGCGTGAGGATGTGGCGCACCGTGATCGGGAACTCCCGCTCGGGATACCAGGGCATGTACGTCTGGAGCGTCGCGTCGAGGTCCACCTTCCCCTGCTCGACGAGCTGCATGAGCCCGACCACGGCCAGCACCTTCGACACCGATCCCACGTTGTGGACCGTCCGCCCGCTGGCGGGGGTGCGGTTGTCCAGTTCGGCGACGCCCACCCCCTCGGAGAAAACGATCTCCCCGTCCACCGCTACCGCGACGGACAGCCCGGGAAGGTCGTTGTCATTACGGATCTGCTCCATGTAGTCGAGCAGTCCCTCCCACGAGAAGCTCTGCGCCTCCAGCGGGGCTGCGGCCTGCGACAGCAAACCGAACGACAGGAGGAGCGACAGCAGCGGCAATGCGTTTTTCCGTGCACGGCTGGCGATCGTCATGTTCAACCTCTCCATCTGAAGACTTCCCGGGCGCGCATGTTCGCCCGGCCGTCCATCCCCGACTATTCCTCGAGGAACGCCACCACGCGGCAGAAGGCGGCTTCTCCTCCCTTGAACTTCCATGGGAAGCACCCGATGGTGAGCCGCCGGTTCTGCAGCTCCGGCTCGGCGATCCGTCCGCCGAGGTTCTCTATGTGCATGCAGTTGTGGGGAAAGAGCGCATTGTGCGTGAGCTGGTAGTGCTCCTCGGGAAACAGCTCCTCCACGGCTTCGGCCCCGCCGAACACCTTCTCCGCCATCGCCCGCACGCGGTCGCAGTGTCCGAAGGTGCCTTTTCCGAGGAATCTCCCGATGGGGAGGTTCATGGGATGATCGGTGGAGATCACATCCACGCCCCAGACCTTGATCTTCCGGTCGATGAGCCACTGCACCATGTCGGGGTGCGCGCCGGGGTGCGTATGGACGTAGCGCTCCTCGTTCGCCTCGGCGCCGAACTGCGCGAAGCGCTCCCAGCCCGTGTGCAGGATCAGGAGGTCTCCGTCGCGGATCTCCACCCGCGATTCGATCATCTCGGGCGTGTACACGGCGAGGTCGCCCATCTCGTCGCGCAGGTCGACGATGACGCCGTCCCCGTACAGCCACTCGAGCGGGATCTCGTCGACCGTCATCCCGTTGGTCACGAAATGGCGCGGCGCATCGAGGTGCGTGCCCATGTGGTTCGAGGTCTGGATGTACTGCGCGTTCACCCCGTGTTCGACCTTCCGCTTGATGTACTTCACTTCGAAGGGGGGATAGTAGGGCCAGAAGAAGCAGTCCTGATTGAGGGGCTGTGAGAGATCGTAGAGTTTCATGAGCGAACGGCTCCACTCGGTTCGGGTTTGAGGCGGCGAGGACCGACGGCCTACGCTCCCGCATCCGGTCCGGGAACGCAATGCCGGTCACGACGGCGGGGCCGGGGCGTCGAAGAGCGCCTGCACGGCGGGTTTCTGCACCTTGCCCATCGCGTTCCGCGGCAGGTCCGCGACGCAGAGCCAGGCGCGCGGCACCTTGTAGTGCGCGAGCCGGTCCCGGACCCACGGGTCCAGCCGCTCCGGGAGCGAGTCCGGCCGCGGCGGCGCGTCGGGCTCGGGGACCACCGCGGCGGCGACCCTCTCTCCCCAGTCGTCGTCCGGGATTCCGACCACGGCGCAGTCCCTCACGTCCGGGTGCGTACGCAGCAGTTCCTCGATCTCGACCGCCGAGATCTTGTAGCCGCCGCTCTTGAGGATGTCGACGGAGCGGCGCCCCAGGAGGCGGTAGTAGCCGTCCTCGAGGACCGCTTCGTCTCCGGTCAGGAACCACCCGTCGGCGAAGGCGGCCGCAGTCTCTTCGGGGCGCCGCCAGTATTCGGAGAACACCATGGGGCCGCGGATCCGGATCTCCCCCGATTCTCCCGGCGCGAAGACCTCCAGGCCGTCCGCGAGCACGCGCCCCGTGGCGGGGCGCACGAGACGCAGGCCGACCCCGGGCAGCGGCTGGCCCACGGTGCCCGGCCGGCGCTCGCCGTCGTACGGATTCGAGAGCCCCATGCCGATCTCCGTCATGCCGTAGCGCTCGAGGAGACGGTGCCCGGTGATGTCCTCCCAGCGCTCGAACGCGCGGACGGGGAGGGCCGCCGAACCCGAAACCATCAGCCGGAGCGGCCGCACGCCCTGCGACCACCGCTGGCGCGTGGCGCGGTCCGCGGCATCCCAGGCGTGCAGGAGCTTCGCGTAGATCGTCGGCACGGCCATGAACACGCTGATGTCGCCCGAGGCGAGTCGCTCCCAGGCGGCCGCCGGATCGAACGACCCGCCGAACTCCACCGCGGCCCCCGCGTAAAGCGGACAGCAGAGCGCGTTGACGACGCCGTGCGTGTGGTGGAGGGGAAGGACGTGGAGGATGCGGTCGTCCCGTTCCCACCTCCACGCGTCGATCAGCGACCGGATGTGCGCCTCGATCTGGCCGTGCGTCGTCACGACTCCCTTGGGGCGTCCCGTCGTGCCGCTGGTGTAGAGGATCATCGCGGGTCGATCGGATCCGACCGTCGGCAGCGGGTCCGGGTCCGGCCCGTCGGACACGGAAGAGCTCGCGCCAGTGTCGGATACGTCG from Candidatus Palauibacter scopulicola harbors:
- a CDS encoding cyclase family protein, whose translation is MKLYDLSQPLNQDCFFWPYYPPFEVKYIKRKVEHGVNAQYIQTSNHMGTHLDAPRHFVTNGMTVDEIPLEWLYGDGVIVDLRDEMGDLAVYTPEMIESRVEIRDGDLLILHTGWERFAQFGAEANEERYVHTHPGAHPDMVQWLIDRKIKVWGVDVISTDHPMNLPIGRFLGKGTFGHCDRVRAMAEKVFGGAEAVEELFPEEHYQLTHNALFPHNCMHIENLGGRIAEPELQNRRLTIGCFPWKFKGGEAAFCRVVAFLEE
- a CDS encoding AMP-binding protein, whose translation is MTGPALFRPSPEWSDRLAVLAGGASHTYGELEAQSRLRARHLLADAGAADLDGARVGFLMEPGFEYVVAQWAIWRAGGIAVSLCPGHPAPEIDYVIDDADCTALLGAGKTGRRIEGPARERGIPFHDVSDTGASSSVSDGPDPDPLPTVGSDRPAMILYTSGTTGRPKGVVTTHGQIEAHIRSLIDAWRWERDDRILHVLPLHHTHGVVNALCCPLYAGAAVEFGGSFDPAAAWERLASGDISVFMAVPTIYAKLLHAWDAADRATRQRWSQGVRPLRLMVSGSAALPVRAFERWEDITGHRLLERYGMTEIGMGLSNPYDGERRPGTVGQPLPGVGLRLVRPATGRVLADGLEVFAPGESGEIRIRGPMVFSEYWRRPEETAAAFADGWFLTGDEAVLEDGYYRLLGRRSVDILKSGGYKISAVEIEELLRTHPDVRDCAVVGIPDDDWGERVAAAVVPEPDAPPRPDSLPERLDPWVRDRLAHYKVPRAWLCVADLPRNAMGKVQKPAVQALFDAPAPPS
- a CDS encoding amidase family protein; translation: MTEPRDPALLPAREQARRIRAGALSAGDLLRACLVRVERHNPELNAVVTLNPAAEAEAAAVDASLAAGADPGPLAGLVVGVKDVTETAGLRTTYGSPLFADHVPGEDALVVRRLREAGAVILGKTNTPEFAAGGNTWNEVFGVTRNPWNPALSAGGSTGGGAVALATGMISLAQGTDLGGSLRIPASFCGIAGLRPTPGLVPTVPAAYLWDDLQSTGLMARDPEDVAFGLRAISGPAPASPVCAPEPRWPAPGAADLAGCRWAWCGDIARIGIDGGVEAACRDSVASLRSAGAQVDEVDLDLSWAWDAFLVLRGHWFVSHFEAELHRVDAFGPNVSANLRSGLALTPAEIGAAENARRRVREALLVLLEGYDALLTPCMAIPPFPAEQNYPETVGGRPMNTYVDWIAPTFLLSMPGLPVACVPAGLDAAGLPVGLQVVGPPRGEGQTLAAAAAIGAARPIGLPPSVTDD
- a CDS encoding serine hydrolase domain-containing protein; its protein translation is MTIASRARKNALPLLSLLLSFGLLSQAAAPLEAQSFSWEGLLDYMEQIRNDNDLPGLSVAVAVDGEIVFSEGVGVAELDNRTPASGRTVHNVGSVSKVLAVVGLMQLVEQGKVDLDATLQTYMPWYPEREFPITVRHILTHTSGIRHYNGVEFGPHGLLALRHYDTFEEATELWRDDPLAYDTDSGWMYSSHAHNLQHGIVEAASGMDYEEYLKRNVWEPAGMFATQFDVPSRVVQNRGRGYVRGESGRFINAPPEDPSYKYAGGGIISNVEDLVRFAIAINDGRLLAPETVAEMHRPQLEPGIRQIDPSSPDGLGDPIAHEQALAWFIRTDPKGRRYPSHTGTVKGTRSFLANFDDYGVVVALQTNALPFDSARYGEAIAQMFLP